A single genomic interval of Deltaproteobacteria bacterium harbors:
- a CDS encoding MoaD/ThiS family protein has translation MHVGSCNNTSILELEVTEGTTCQDVAAKINLPAGGVFMFSVDGILKRPAEFVHDGDEVQIFTPLAGG, from the coding sequence ATGCACGTCGGGAGCTGCAATAACACAAGCATATTGGAACTCGAAGTAACCGAAGGCACGACATGTCAAGACGTGGCAGCTAAGATCAACCTCCCTGCGGGAGGGGTGTTTATGTTCAGTGTGGATGGGATATTGAAGAGGCCCGCCGAGTTCGTGCATGATGGTGATGAGGTGCAAATATTTACGCCTCTGGCAGGTGGATGA